A window of the Eretmochelys imbricata isolate rEreImb1 chromosome 7, rEreImb1.hap1, whole genome shotgun sequence genome harbors these coding sequences:
- the LOC144268237 gene encoding cytoskeleton-associated protein 2-like isoform X1 — MTQRDAAARYSFPLSRITPPKAMAGAGGWWEDPSTPFRAVEPRDRPASLRKHLRSQKEKQSIAERLSLSFSLVPRKSPLGYYLGRLVPSKTCSFRQSLPVEASLGIAWQPVVHSPNTITSRRASAGAWQASTVLRTGRTTDQTQLKGSRILLPPTKPALGRVRPISSPRTVMLFELSGPAAQKPKPTSRHKLAVVKPAINARRAQLAEWQAAKGKVLKRPPCVMVPAPPKRRLSKEPPVLSSWTTIMDEEEMRSEPDQASMAVLEQPSQAGGGTRREEVPPWDPATQEAQDSEYWVHLEQPAGAAGSACPAGKGPEHLADEQCGSARAVDNGKRLLFASTVQISVWKRLSKLPRSAPHPSSLAAE, encoded by the exons ATG ACCCAGAGAGATGCTGCAGCCCGCTACAGCTTCCCCCTTTCCAGGATCACGCCACCGAAGGCCATGGCTGGTGCTGGCGGCTGGTGGGAAGATCCCAGCACCCCGTTCAGAGCTGTCGAGCCCAGGGACAGGCCGGCATCTCTCAGGAAGCACCTGAGGAGCCAGAAGGAGAAGCAGAGCATTGCTGAGCGGCTGAGCCTCAGTTTCAGCTTGGTGCCCAGGAAGTCTCCTCTGGGCTATTACCTGGGCAGGCTTGTGCCCTCCAAGACCTGTTCTTTCCGCCAGAGCCTGCCTGTGGAGGCCAGCCTGGGCATTGCCTGGCAGCCTGTGGTGCACTCTCCCAACACCATCACCTCCCGCAGGGCTTCTGCAGGGGCCTGGCAGGCTAGCACTGTCCTGAGAACAGGCCGTACCACAGACCAGACCCAGCTCAAGGGCAGCAGGATCCTGCTGCCCCCGACCAAGCCAGCTCTTGGTAGAGTGAGACCCATCTCCTCTCCCAGAACAGTGATGCTGTTTGAGCTGTCCGGTCCTGCTGCCCAGAAGCCCAAACCCACCAGCAGGCACAAGCTTGCTGTGGTCAAACCAGCCATCAATGCCAGGAG GGCCCAGCTGGCAGAATGGCAAGCTGCCAAGGGCAAGGTTCTGAAGAGACCCCCATGTGTAatggtccctgctcctcccaagaGACGCTTGTCCAAGGAGCCCCCGGTCCTGTCCTCCTGGACCACCATAATGGATGAAGAAGAGATGAGATCGGAGCCGGACCAAGCCAGCATGGCAGTTCTGGAGCAGCCCAGCCAAGCTGGCGGG GGCACCCGCAGGGAGGAGGTACCTCCATGGGACCCAGCCACTCAGGAGGCCCAGGACTCTGAGTACTGGGTCCATCTCGAACAGcctgcaggggctgctgggagcgCCTGCCCTGCTGGCAAGGGGCCTGAG CATCTAGCAGATGAGCAGTGTGGATCAGCGAGGGCTGTGGACAATGGCAAGAGACTCCTGTTTGCATCTA CGGTGCAGATCAGTGTGTGGAAGAGACTATCCAAGCTGCCACGCTCTGCTCCACACCCATCTTCCCTGGCTGCAGAGTGA
- the LOC144268237 gene encoding cytoskeleton-associated protein 2-like isoform X2: protein MTQRDAAARYSFPLSRITPPKAMAGAGGWWEDPSTPFRAVEPRDRPASLRKHLRSQKEKQSIAERLSLSFSLVPRKSPLGYYLGRLVPSKTCSFRQSLPVEASLGIAWQPVVHSPNTITSRRASAGAWQASTVLRTGRTTDQTQLKGSRILLPPTKPALGRVRPISSPRTVMLFELSGPAAQKPKPTSRHKLAVVKPAINARRAQLAEWQAAKGKVLKRPPCVMVPAPPKRRLSKEPPVLSSWTTIMDEEEMRSEPDQASMAVLEQPSQAGGHLADEQCGSARAVDNGKRLLFASTVQISVWKRLSKLPRSAPHPSSLAAE from the exons ATG ACCCAGAGAGATGCTGCAGCCCGCTACAGCTTCCCCCTTTCCAGGATCACGCCACCGAAGGCCATGGCTGGTGCTGGCGGCTGGTGGGAAGATCCCAGCACCCCGTTCAGAGCTGTCGAGCCCAGGGACAGGCCGGCATCTCTCAGGAAGCACCTGAGGAGCCAGAAGGAGAAGCAGAGCATTGCTGAGCGGCTGAGCCTCAGTTTCAGCTTGGTGCCCAGGAAGTCTCCTCTGGGCTATTACCTGGGCAGGCTTGTGCCCTCCAAGACCTGTTCTTTCCGCCAGAGCCTGCCTGTGGAGGCCAGCCTGGGCATTGCCTGGCAGCCTGTGGTGCACTCTCCCAACACCATCACCTCCCGCAGGGCTTCTGCAGGGGCCTGGCAGGCTAGCACTGTCCTGAGAACAGGCCGTACCACAGACCAGACCCAGCTCAAGGGCAGCAGGATCCTGCTGCCCCCGACCAAGCCAGCTCTTGGTAGAGTGAGACCCATCTCCTCTCCCAGAACAGTGATGCTGTTTGAGCTGTCCGGTCCTGCTGCCCAGAAGCCCAAACCCACCAGCAGGCACAAGCTTGCTGTGGTCAAACCAGCCATCAATGCCAGGAG GGCCCAGCTGGCAGAATGGCAAGCTGCCAAGGGCAAGGTTCTGAAGAGACCCCCATGTGTAatggtccctgctcctcccaagaGACGCTTGTCCAAGGAGCCCCCGGTCCTGTCCTCCTGGACCACCATAATGGATGAAGAAGAGATGAGATCGGAGCCGGACCAAGCCAGCATGGCAGTTCTGGAGCAGCCCAGCCAAGCTGGCGGG CATCTAGCAGATGAGCAGTGTGGATCAGCGAGGGCTGTGGACAATGGCAAGAGACTCCTGTTTGCATCTA CGGTGCAGATCAGTGTGTGGAAGAGACTATCCAAGCTGCCACGCTCTGCTCCACACCCATCTTCCCTGGCTGCAGAGTGA